The Lactobacillus sp. CBA3605 genome contains a region encoding:
- the murF gene encoding UDP-N-acetylmuramoyl-tripeptide--D-alanyl-D-alanine ligase: MKMQVTEIAKAVQAENMTQAWPNVSVTGVAFDSRQLKAGDLFIPLIGANDGHQFIQSAIDHGAVATLWASDHATSAPTELPVILVADTLVALQQLGQYYLKKINPKVVAVTGSNGKTTTKDMIANVLSTQYNVTKTHANFNNQIGVPITLLSMEPNTEVVVVEMGMDHFGELDFLSRLVQPDVAVITMIGEAHIEFFGTRDKIADAKMEIVHGLKADGAFIYNGDEPLLTARAATVEQRQRTFGLAATNTLVGSAVQTSRATTQFKASLWPTETYTIPMMGAYNVNNALAALLVADTFHIRPAAAQKALASFVPTENRTEWLTGQQGEAILSDVYNSNPTAAKRVLAAFSAIPTKGQRIVVLGDMLELGSQADALHASLASELDPTMIQSVYLNGQHMQVLAQDLTAKYPAAAIHYYPTAEQPQLIADLKQVVTADDEVLLKGSHGIHLENVLAALEA; the protein is encoded by the coding sequence ATGAAGATGCAAGTGACTGAAATTGCGAAGGCCGTGCAAGCCGAAAATATGACTCAAGCCTGGCCAAATGTGAGTGTAACAGGTGTTGCTTTCGATAGCCGTCAGCTAAAAGCGGGTGACTTATTTATCCCGTTAATCGGGGCTAATGATGGCCACCAATTCATTCAAAGTGCCATCGATCATGGCGCCGTGGCAACTTTATGGGCCAGTGATCATGCGACCAGTGCACCAACCGAGCTACCGGTGATTTTAGTGGCTGACACGTTGGTTGCCTTGCAACAATTAGGTCAGTATTATTTAAAAAAAATCAATCCCAAAGTAGTCGCAGTAACGGGTAGTAATGGCAAAACGACCACTAAGGATATGATTGCCAACGTTTTGAGCACGCAATATAACGTGACTAAGACCCATGCCAACTTTAACAATCAAATTGGGGTGCCGATTACGTTATTGAGTATGGAACCCAATACGGAAGTGGTCGTTGTTGAAATGGGCATGGATCATTTTGGTGAATTGGACTTTCTAAGTCGGTTAGTTCAGCCAGATGTGGCCGTTATTACGATGATTGGAGAAGCGCACATTGAATTCTTTGGCACGCGCGATAAGATTGCCGATGCGAAGATGGAAATCGTGCACGGCTTAAAGGCGGATGGTGCCTTCATTTATAATGGTGATGAACCATTATTGACTGCCCGCGCTGCGACCGTTGAGCAACGGCAGCGAACCTTTGGATTGGCAGCTACGAACACGTTAGTAGGGAGTGCGGTTCAAACGAGCCGAGCAACGACGCAGTTCAAAGCGAGCCTTTGGCCAACCGAAACGTATACGATTCCGATGATGGGCGCTTATAATGTTAATAATGCCTTGGCGGCTTTACTAGTTGCAGATACGTTCCATATTCGGCCAGCGGCGGCGCAAAAAGCGTTAGCGAGTTTTGTGCCAACTGAAAACCGGACTGAATGGTTAACGGGTCAGCAAGGCGAAGCTATCTTAAGCGATGTTTATAATTCTAATCCTACTGCTGCCAAGCGTGTTTTGGCTGCCTTTTCCGCCATTCCAACTAAGGGACAACGGATCGTGGTTTTAGGGGATATGTTGGAACTAGGTAGTCAGGCCGATGCGTTACATGCCAGCCTAGCCAGTGAACTTGATCCGACGATGATTCAGAGTGTCTATCTTAACGGACAACATATGCAAGTCTTGGCACAGGACCTAACGGCAAAGTACCCGGCAGCGGCGATTCACTATTATCCGACGGCAGAACAGCCCCAACTGATTGCAGATTTAAAGCAAGTTGTCACGGCTGATGATGAAGTGTTACTTAAGGGGAGCCATGGCATTCACTTGGAGAATGTCCTAGCGGCCCTCGAAGCTTAG
- the alr gene encoding alanine racemase — MVVIGEHRHTQVKVDLQAIKHNINEEMARKDPLTELWAVVKANGYGHGIIQVAQAAQAAGATGFCVAILDEALALRAAGLTAPILVLGITEPEYAPLIAEKNISVAVGSQVWLTQAAAVLAANTVKPALQVHLALDTGMGRIGFQTPAELAAAVAALRAEPECFDFAGLFTHFATADQSDDTYFNQQLTTWKQLIAAVDELPRYVHVSNSATSLWHQACNGNMIRFGVALYGLNPAGQALSAPYTLQPALSLTAELTFVKKLARGKSVSYGATYTASESEWIGTVPIGYADGYERRLQGFHVLIDGQFCEIVGRVCMDQLMVRLPYQLAVGTKVTLIGTDGANMITLQAMADYCQTIHYEIACGLATRLPRVYTD, encoded by the coding sequence ATGGTTGTAATTGGGGAACATCGCCACACGCAAGTCAAAGTGGACTTGCAGGCAATTAAACATAATATTAATGAAGAAATGGCTCGTAAAGATCCGTTGACGGAACTATGGGCAGTGGTCAAGGCTAATGGCTATGGTCATGGAATTATTCAAGTAGCGCAGGCGGCGCAAGCAGCTGGCGCAACGGGCTTTTGTGTCGCAATTTTGGATGAAGCGTTGGCGTTACGGGCGGCTGGTTTAACCGCCCCAATCTTAGTGTTAGGGATTACGGAACCAGAATATGCACCTTTGATTGCTGAAAAAAACATTTCAGTAGCAGTCGGCTCGCAAGTTTGGTTAACCCAAGCCGCAGCCGTTTTGGCAGCCAACACGGTTAAGCCCGCGCTGCAAGTGCATTTAGCATTAGATACCGGGATGGGAAGAATTGGTTTTCAAACGCCAGCTGAATTAGCGGCGGCGGTCGCAGCTTTGCGTGCCGAACCAGAGTGCTTTGATTTTGCCGGACTCTTTACTCATTTTGCAACGGCCGATCAGTCTGATGACACTTATTTTAATCAGCAATTAACGACCTGGAAGCAGTTAATTGCGGCGGTTGATGAGTTGCCACGCTATGTTCATGTTTCTAACTCGGCCACCAGCTTATGGCATCAGGCTTGTAATGGTAACATGATTCGGTTTGGCGTGGCCTTATATGGCTTGAATCCCGCCGGTCAGGCTTTGAGTGCGCCATATACGTTACAACCAGCATTGTCATTAACGGCTGAGTTAACGTTCGTCAAAAAGTTGGCGCGAGGCAAGTCCGTCAGCTATGGCGCAACCTATACTGCCAGTGAGTCGGAATGGATTGGCACGGTCCCGATTGGGTACGCTGATGGCTATGAACGCCGCTTGCAAGGATTCCATGTTCTAATCGATGGTCAGTTTTGTGAAATCGTTGGGCGGGTCTGCATGGATCAATTGATGGTTCGACTCCCATATCAGTTAGCGGTGGGTACCAAGGTAACGCTGATTGGGACTGATGGTGCCAACATGATTACCTTACAAGCAATGGCTGATTATTGTCAGACCATCCACTATGAAATTGCCTGTGGACTGGCGACGCGCTTGCCACGAGTTTATACGGATTAA
- the acpS gene encoding holo-ACP synthase, which produces MIYGTGIDLTELTRIATILQKGLQLPSKVLTPAELAVFNAYGAKRQIEFLAGRFSAKEAYSKAFGTGIGAEVSFQDIEILDNPMGRPEIKHHPFNGSAWVSISHTDQLVMTQVILERGNV; this is translated from the coding sequence GTGATCTACGGAACTGGCATTGATTTAACTGAATTAACGCGAATTGCAACTATTTTACAAAAAGGGTTGCAGTTACCCAGTAAAGTGTTGACCCCAGCTGAATTGGCTGTTTTTAACGCCTATGGTGCTAAGCGACAAATTGAATTTTTGGCGGGACGCTTTTCAGCTAAAGAAGCATATAGTAAGGCATTCGGAACGGGGATTGGTGCGGAAGTCAGCTTTCAGGATATTGAAATTTTAGACAACCCGATGGGACGGCCAGAGATTAAGCACCATCCATTTAATGGTTCGGCCTGGGTTTCGATTTCACATACTGATCAGCTCGTCATGACCCAAGTTATTTTGGAAAGAGGCAATGTGTGA
- a CDS encoding class A sortase: protein MQPKKKTGLKWLGRGIFVILIALSLALIFNEQIKDQMVSSYAPKITAKSVKKNTKKKGDFDFTKVKSLDFQTVAKARLSKSAVNVVGSIAIPSIDLYLPIGKGVSNATLALSAGTLKANQTMGAGNYALAGHHMIKHGALFSPLYYKSQVGQMIYLTDAQHIYAYKTTQRRFIAATDVAVINDVPGQSLITLITCDKTGAGRLMIRGQYVQKWAFTQAPAAVQKSFESHFNNKY from the coding sequence ATGCAGCCAAAGAAAAAAACAGGCTTAAAGTGGTTAGGACGAGGCATTTTCGTGATTTTGATTGCCTTATCATTAGCTTTGATTTTTAATGAACAGATCAAGGATCAAATGGTCAGCTCATATGCACCAAAGATTACTGCTAAATCTGTCAAAAAGAATACCAAAAAAAAGGGTGATTTTGATTTTACTAAAGTGAAGTCACTCGATTTTCAAACGGTGGCTAAGGCCCGCTTGAGTAAGTCCGCAGTCAATGTGGTGGGTTCGATTGCGATTCCGTCGATTGACTTATACTTACCGATTGGTAAAGGTGTCAGTAATGCGACACTTGCACTTTCAGCAGGTACGTTGAAAGCTAATCAGACCATGGGGGCTGGTAACTATGCGTTAGCGGGTCATCATATGATTAAGCACGGCGCATTGTTCAGCCCACTCTACTATAAGAGTCAAGTTGGCCAAATGATTTATTTAACGGATGCACAACATATTTATGCTTATAAGACGACACAACGTCGATTTATTGCTGCGACGGACGTAGCGGTGATTAATGATGTCCCTGGTCAATCACTGATTACATTGATTACGTGTGATAAAACGGGTGCGGGACGATTGATGATTCGGGGCCAATATGTCCAAAAATGGGCCTTTACCCAAGCGCCCGCAGCTGTACAAAAGTCATTTGAGAGTCATTTCAATAACAAATATTAA
- the htpX gene encoding zinc metalloprotease HtpX, translating into MLFEQIARNKRHTVYVMAAFVVLVAVIGAAVGYVFFDSAVAGLVMALIVALVYIGIMVGQSTNVVMNMNHAREIQQVDEAPELWHMVEDMALVAKVPMPRVFIIEDASPNAFATGNNPEHAAVAVTTGIQASLNREELEGVIGHEMTHVRNYDIRLQTIALALTAAISLLVNWGLNSFWWGGGRRRRDDDRDGSNGLQVILMVVAVIVIILAPIAASLVQLALSRNREYLADAGSVELTRNPQGLIEALTKIDDSQPMQKADPSSAALYISDPFKAKRSWTHLFDTHPPMADRIERLKQM; encoded by the coding sequence ATGTTATTTGAGCAAATTGCCCGCAATAAGCGGCACACGGTTTACGTGATGGCCGCTTTTGTCGTGTTAGTGGCTGTAATTGGTGCGGCGGTGGGCTATGTGTTTTTTGATAGTGCCGTGGCTGGACTCGTGATGGCCCTGATTGTGGCGTTAGTTTATATTGGTATTATGGTTGGTCAGTCGACCAATGTGGTCATGAATATGAATCATGCGCGTGAAATTCAGCAAGTTGACGAGGCACCTGAGCTTTGGCATATGGTTGAAGATATGGCGCTAGTCGCGAAAGTGCCAATGCCGCGTGTCTTCATTATTGAGGATGCCAGTCCGAATGCGTTTGCGACTGGTAATAATCCGGAACATGCTGCCGTGGCAGTCACTACTGGTATTCAAGCCAGCTTGAACCGAGAAGAATTAGAAGGCGTTATCGGGCATGAAATGACGCATGTACGAAATTATGATATTCGGCTACAAACAATTGCGTTAGCTTTGACAGCAGCAATCAGCTTACTCGTTAATTGGGGATTAAATTCCTTTTGGTGGGGTGGTGGTCGACGTCGACGTGATGACGATCGTGACGGTAGCAATGGGTTACAAGTGATTTTGATGGTGGTTGCGGTGATTGTCATTATCTTGGCACCAATTGCAGCTAGTTTAGTGCAGTTGGCGTTATCACGTAACCGTGAGTATTTAGCGGATGCTGGGAGCGTTGAGTTGACCCGTAATCCACAAGGGTTGATTGAGGCACTAACGAAGATTGATGATAGCCAGCCAATGCAAAAAGCGGACCCGAGCAGTGCGGCATTATATATTTCGGATCCCTTTAAAGCCAAGCGTTCTTGGACCCATTTATTTGATACGCATCCGCCCATGGCTGATCGTATTGAACGATTAAAGCAGATGTGA
- a CDS encoding LemA family protein, with amino-acid sequence MVGLIIIAVVLVLVAIYAIIYNGIVKARMYTQEAWSQIDVQLKRRSDLIPNLVSTVKGYAKHEKSTLEQVVALRNQLTQVPSGDHQQSMAVSDQLTGSLKSIFALAENYPDLKANQEFSKLMEELTNSENKIAYSRQLFNSSAASYNMKLQQFPSNLVAGVHHFQPTEFLTVPEAEKAAPTVSFDD; translated from the coding sequence ATGGTTGGATTAATTATTATTGCAGTCGTGTTAGTCTTGGTGGCAATCTATGCAATTATCTATAACGGCATTGTTAAAGCCCGGATGTATACCCAAGAAGCTTGGAGTCAAATCGACGTTCAGCTAAAACGTCGGAGTGATTTAATTCCGAACTTAGTGAGTACCGTTAAAGGGTATGCGAAGCACGAAAAAAGTACTTTGGAACAAGTTGTCGCGTTACGAAATCAATTAACCCAGGTTCCTAGTGGTGATCATCAGCAATCCATGGCGGTTTCTGATCAATTAACGGGGTCATTGAAAAGTATCTTTGCTCTCGCTGAGAACTATCCTGATTTGAAAGCAAACCAGGAATTCAGCAAGTTAATGGAAGAATTAACGAATTCAGAAAATAAAATTGCCTATTCACGGCAGTTATTTAACTCAAGTGCGGCTAGTTACAACATGAAATTGCAACAATTCCCATCTAATTTAGTGGCTGGGGTGCATCATTTCCAACCAACTGAATTCTTAACGGTACCAGAAGCTGAAAAAGCTGCACCAACCGTTTCATTTGATGATTAG
- a CDS encoding DEAD/DEAH box helicase — MKFTELGLSDSLLKAVNRAGYEEATPIQAETIPMVLEGKDVIGQAQTGTGKTAAFALPILQRLDFDNPNIQALVISPTRELAIQTQEEIFRLGKDERAKVQVVYGGADIRRQIRNLKQHPQVIVGTPGRLLDHIRRGTVKLDHVRMMVLDEADEMLDMGFLDDIESIIKQVPSERQTMMFSATMPPEIKRIGVQFMNEPHHVKIKSKEMTADTVDQYYVKAKEFEKFDIMTRLFDVQSPDLTIVFGRTKRRVDELSKGLEARGYNAAGIHGDLSQQRRTQIMRQFKAGQLDILVATDVAARGLDVSGVTHVYNYDIPQDPDSYVHRVGRTGRAGHKGVSLTFVTPNEMEYLRVIEKLTKKRMLPLKPPTDDEAFAGQIAAAEANVDTLVAKTATEKYADQAAELLQKYDATDLVAALLNDLTKDDATAVPVKITPERPLPRHKGGGGGNRRSGGYRGGNRNRNRSSNGGSRGGNGGGSSRGGYRGGNRDRDNSHGDHKSGGYKSRSREDNRSNNRNHDDGRKQSSKRNFTIRTND; from the coding sequence TTGAAGTTTACAGAACTAGGCTTATCTGATAGCCTACTTAAAGCAGTTAATCGAGCAGGTTATGAGGAAGCAACCCCAATTCAAGCTGAAACCATTCCAATGGTTCTTGAGGGGAAAGACGTGATTGGACAAGCTCAAACCGGTACTGGTAAAACCGCCGCGTTTGCACTGCCAATCCTACAACGGTTGGATTTTGACAATCCCAACATCCAAGCGTTAGTTATTTCACCAACACGTGAATTAGCAATCCAAACCCAGGAAGAAATCTTCCGGTTAGGTAAAGACGAACGCGCTAAAGTGCAAGTCGTCTATGGCGGGGCTGACATTCGCCGTCAAATCAGAAACTTAAAACAGCATCCCCAAGTAATTGTTGGGACGCCGGGCCGATTATTAGATCATATTCGTCGTGGAACTGTTAAGTTAGACCACGTGCGGATGATGGTTTTAGATGAAGCCGATGAAATGTTAGACATGGGTTTCTTGGATGATATTGAATCAATCATCAAACAAGTTCCTAGCGAACGTCAAACTATGATGTTCTCAGCCACGATGCCACCAGAAATTAAGCGCATCGGGGTTCAGTTCATGAACGAACCACATCACGTTAAGATTAAATCAAAAGAAATGACCGCTGATACGGTTGATCAATATTACGTTAAAGCTAAAGAATTTGAAAAATTCGATATTATGACACGTTTATTCGATGTTCAGTCACCTGATTTAACGATTGTCTTTGGTCGGACGAAGCGTCGAGTTGATGAATTATCAAAGGGTCTTGAAGCGCGTGGTTACAACGCTGCTGGGATTCATGGTGATTTGAGTCAACAACGCCGGACGCAAATCATGCGTCAATTCAAAGCAGGTCAATTGGATATCTTAGTTGCTACTGATGTTGCAGCCCGGGGCTTAGATGTCTCTGGGGTTACCCATGTGTACAACTATGATATTCCTCAAGATCCTGACAGTTATGTTCACCGGGTTGGCCGGACAGGCCGGGCCGGACACAAAGGGGTTTCTTTAACCTTTGTGACGCCTAATGAAATGGAATACTTGCGGGTTATCGAAAAGTTAACCAAGAAGCGGATGTTACCATTGAAGCCACCAACTGACGATGAAGCCTTTGCTGGTCAAATCGCAGCTGCTGAAGCTAATGTAGATACGTTAGTTGCTAAGACTGCTACTGAAAAGTATGCGGATCAAGCAGCTGAACTATTACAAAAGTATGATGCGACTGATTTAGTGGCAGCGCTATTGAATGATTTAACGAAGGACGACGCAACTGCCGTTCCAGTTAAAATCACTCCAGAACGCCCATTACCTCGCCATAAAGGCGGCGGCGGTGGTAACCGTCGTAGTGGCGGTTATCGCGGTGGTAATCGTAACCGTAATCGTAGTAGTAATGGCGGTAGTCGTGGTGGTAACGGTGGCGGCAGTAGCCGTGGCGGTTATCGCGGTGGCAATCGTGACCGTGACAATAGTCATGGCGATCATAAGAGCGGTGGCTACAAGAGCCGGAGCCGTGAAGATAATCGCAGTAATAACCGGAATCATGATGATGGCCGTAAGCAAAGTAGCAAGCGGAACTTCACGATTCGGACTAACGATTAA